The sequence below is a genomic window from Halobacteriovorax sp. GB3.
ATCTGACATTCTAGAATAATTTTCTAATTCATAGAAAATATAGAGGGGTAGCTTGACTACCCCTCTTCCTTACTGTAAAAAATGTTTCATTCTTCGGGTGTATAGCTCCAATTGGTAGAGCGGCTGATTCCAAATCAGTAGGTTGGGGGTTCGAATCCCTCTGCGCCCGCCACTTACTTCACAATATTTAGTTAGATCAAAAAAGTCTTACTTGAAGTTTAAAACCTAATTCATTAGACTCTTGTGGTGCCTTTTATAAGATCGTCATTGTTACTCACTGTGTAGAACTTGCAAAAAACTGCATCGTGTAAAAATTCAGTGGACAAAATGTCTTATCTATCGCATATATGGAAGACTTAACCGGTTATGAAAACCCTCTCTGTCGAGCAAATTTATTTGCGACAGTGCAACTTTCAAGGAAGTGCTATGTCTATTGTAAGAGCAGAAGACAAAAAGAAATGGATTAATGCGTTTGTTGCAATTATGGGTATCCTTACAGGATATATTACGATTGCATTTGTTTCAAAAATGGGTGAATGGTTTGACCTAGAAGCGAAAGTTCCAAACTTTCTAGCAGTTACTCAAGGTGCTGGTATCGTAGTTGGTCTAATCGTATTCATGGGCGTCATTAAAAACGTAAAAGCTTCAGTTCACATGGGTGAAGTTTATGATGAATTAGTAAAAGTTAACTGGGCAGACAAAGACGCTGTCGTAAAAATTACAGTAGGCCTTGTTATTGGATTATCAATTGTAAGTAGTGTTTTCGTACTAGTTGATTTTACATTTAGAAAAGTGCTAAATCTCATCTTCTAATTTAAGAGGAAATATTCATGAGCAATGAAGAAGTAAAAAACGAAGAAAATTCGGAAGTAACTGAAAAAACTGTAGAGCAAACTGCTGAAACTACAGAAGAATCAACTGAGGATGCATCAGAAAATAAAGATGATGGATTTAAGTGGTACATCGCTAAGACTCTTACTGGACAAGAGAATAAAGTAGAGAAGACTCTTAAAGAAAGAGTTGTTAACTACAAAATGAGCGAGTACTTCCAAGATATTCTCGTTCCTGAAGAAAAAGTAGTTACACACGCTGGTGGTAAAAAAAGAACAATCAGACGTAAACTTTTTCCAGGCTACGTCTTGATTAAGATGGTGATGAATGATAATACATGGCACCTTGTTAAAGATACGGATAAAATTACTGGATTTGTAGGTGGTACACCAGACAAACCAGCGCCGATCTCTGACGAAGAAGCTGCTTTCATGACGAATCAAGCTGAAGAAGGATTCAAGAAACCTAAAACAAGTGTTAACTTTGCTGAAGGTGAGACTGTAAAGGTTATCGAAGGACCATTCGCTTCATTTGTTGGAACAGTAGAAGCTATTAATGATAAAGGTAAAATTAGAGTAAACGTCTCAATCTTTGGTAGACCAACGCCAGTTGAGCTCGACTTTACTCAAGTTGAAAAAGTTTCTTAATAAAAGTTGGTAGATCTATTAGATCGCAGGAGTAGAAAATGGCAAAGAAAATTACTGGGTTCATTAAGCTACAGATCCCTGGCGGTAAAGCTAACCCTTCACCACCAGTTGGTCCGGCTCTTGGACAGAAAGGTGTAAACATCATGGAATTCTGTAAAGCCTTCAATGCGAAGACTCAGAAGGACGCAGGTGTAACACTTCCTACAATCATTACGGTTTATTCTGACCGTTCGTTTACTTTCGTAACGAAGACGCCACCGGCATCTTACCTTCTTACTACGAAACTAAAACTAAAGCGTGGAGCTCAAAAAACAGGTACAGAAGTAGTTGGAAAAGTTTCTAAGCAAGTAGTTGAAGAAATCGTAGAAGCAAAAAGACCAGACCTCACAGCAGCATCACAAGAAGCAGCTGAAAGAACAATCGAAGGTTCAATGAGATCTATGGGTCTTCAGAAGGATTATTAATTGGGAGATCTCTAAAGATCGTTTGAACCAAGAGGTGGAAAAATGGCAAGAAGTAAATCTAAGAAGCTTGTAGAAGCTCTTACAAAAGTAGACAAAGATAAACTATATTCAATTGAAGAAGCAATTAAACTTATCAAAGAAGTTAAGTTTGCAAATTTTGACGAAACAGTTGATCTAGCATTCAGACTTGGTGTAGATCCAAGACACGCTGATCAAATGATTCGTGGAGCGATCGCTCTTCCGGCTGGTACAGGTAAATCAGTAAGAGTTTGTGTTATCACTTCAGGTGATAAGCTAAAAGCTGCTGAAGAAGCTGGTGCTGACTTCGTAGGTGGAGATGACATCGTTGCTAAAATTGCAGGTGGATGGCTAGATTTCGATAGAGTAATCGCTTCTCCAGATATGATGGGAAAACTTGGTCGTATCGGTAGAGTACTAGGACCAAGAGGTCTTATGCCTAACCCAAAACTTGGAACTGTAACTCCAGATGTTGCTAAAGCTGTTGCTGAGCAAAAAGCTGGTAAAGTTGAATACAGAACTGAGAAAAATGGTATTATCCACGTTCCAATTGGAAAATCATCTTTTGATGAAGCTAAGCTTAGAGAAAACTTTAACGCAATCCTAGCTGCGATCGTTAAAGCTAAGCCAGCGAGTGCTAAAGGGACTTACATGAAGTCACTGACAATCAGCACAACTATGGGACCTGGTGTAAAAATTGACACAATTGAAGCAACTGCTGTTGCTGCAAAATAATAATTGATACGGGGTTGAAGAAGGAAGGTTCGGTTTGGCCGTGAGGTTAATTCGTGTAAAGCCATCCTGAAATCTCCCTCCGTTGTTTTAGGAGGTATTATGCTTACAAGAGCCGAGAAAGAGGTGATCATCGAGGGTCTTAAAAAAGACATCTCAGAAGCCAAAGGTATCTTTCTCACTAACGTAATCGGTGTTGACTCAAATAACACGACTGCGTTAAGAAAAAGCATTAGAGAAGCTGGTGGTAAATTAATTGTCACTAGAAACACTCTATTTGCTAAGGCGGCTCAAGGTACTGATGCAGAAGGACTTCTTTCTAATTTGAAAGGTCCACAAGCGGTTG
It includes:
- the rplA gene encoding 50S ribosomal protein L1 is translated as MARSKSKKLVEALTKVDKDKLYSIEEAIKLIKEVKFANFDETVDLAFRLGVDPRHADQMIRGAIALPAGTGKSVRVCVITSGDKLKAAEEAGADFVGGDDIVAKIAGGWLDFDRVIASPDMMGKLGRIGRVLGPRGLMPNPKLGTVTPDVAKAVAEQKAGKVEYRTEKNGIIHVPIGKSSFDEAKLRENFNAILAAIVKAKPASAKGTYMKSLTISTTMGPGVKIDTIEATAVAAK
- the rplK gene encoding 50S ribosomal protein L11, which encodes MAKKITGFIKLQIPGGKANPSPPVGPALGQKGVNIMEFCKAFNAKTQKDAGVTLPTIITVYSDRSFTFVTKTPPASYLLTTKLKLKRGAQKTGTEVVGKVSKQVVEEIVEAKRPDLTAASQEAAERTIEGSMRSMGLQKDY
- the nusG gene encoding transcription termination/antitermination protein NusG is translated as MSNEEVKNEENSEVTEKTVEQTAETTEESTEDASENKDDGFKWYIAKTLTGQENKVEKTLKERVVNYKMSEYFQDILVPEEKVVTHAGGKKRTIRRKLFPGYVLIKMVMNDNTWHLVKDTDKITGFVGGTPDKPAPISDEEAAFMTNQAEEGFKKPKTSVNFAEGETVKVIEGPFASFVGTVEAINDKGKIRVNVSIFGRPTPVELDFTQVEKVS
- a CDS encoding preprotein translocase subunit SecE, translating into MSIVRAEDKKKWINAFVAIMGILTGYITIAFVSKMGEWFDLEAKVPNFLAVTQGAGIVVGLIVFMGVIKNVKASVHMGEVYDELVKVNWADKDAVVKITVGLVIGLSIVSSVFVLVDFTFRKVLNLIF